The following are encoded in a window of Anopheles gambiae chromosome X, idAnoGambNW_F1_1, whole genome shotgun sequence genomic DNA:
- the LOC1271808 gene encoding chitinase-3-like protein 2, which translates to MSKQQGKYELLKEDTKLRRQHTYIQSCLLVALCAMSSLTVYATWTMIYRQNLIIPPALLDVSLHWRNRLVLYEEALRQTLRQQQQQQQQQQQPGPLPNGQDSVPPPPPETIVRSIYATDGSTVLPGRLFGLANDSRPKPAEPVRVKQLDSERIFPSRFGNYIYSKEAMNGLPPSPKIVCYYTTPDLQARGATGQALRHILQPEQIDPHLCTHLNIGIIDIVNNTLFIDDNVREALVRTRQLRRANPALRILLWVGGASVGGFATMVENHATRKLFIQSVKATLERYQLDGVDLDWEFPDSGGKRRMHFSQLLHEIRREYQREHRTYILSVAVAPQETIAYMAYDVGEINSYADYVNLMTYDYHFYSSDVPQTGLNAPLYRRANEQSLLGTLNINTSVHYWLSAGLDKSKLILGLPTYGHSFTLVNPFNTRIGAPASSYGRVGTFGFASYSETCWFRRYNIYVHQVYDVESCSPYLYAGSEWISYEDERSLECKAKYIKAHGFGGAMIFSLNTDDFGSYCADNALYRDRTVVGDQQQQQQQQQQGSFPLLRKVRSVLVDGAGANRTVPQSSSHPQTAEQQQRIAPMATVAAPPANVGDHR; encoded by the exons ATGTCGAAGCAGCAGGGCAAGTACGAGCTGCTGAAGGAGGATACGAAGCTGAG GCGGCAACATACGTACATACAGAGCTGCCTGCTGGTCGCGCTCTGTGCCATGTCCAGCCTGACGGTGTACGCGACCTGGACGATGATCTATCGGCAGAATCTGATTATACCACCGGCTCTTTTAG ATGTCTCGCTTCACTGGCGAAATCGACTCGTACTGTATGAGGAAGCGCTGCGCCAAACGctccgacagcagcagcagcagcagcagcagcagcagcagccggggcCGCTGCCAAACGGTCAGGACAgtgtgccgccgccgccgcccgaaACAATCGTGCGAAGCATTTACGCGACGGACGGTTCCACCGTGCTGCCGGGCCGTCTGTTCGGCCTGGCCAACGATTCCCGGCCGAAGCCGGCCGAGCCGGTGCGCGTCAAGCAGCTGGACAGTGAGCGCATCTTCCCGTCGCGCTTTGGCAACTACATCTACTCGAAGGAGGCGATGAATGGGCTGCCGCCCAGCCCGAAGATCGTGTGCTACTACACGACGCCCGATCTGCAGGCGCGCGGCGCCACCGGGCAAGCGCTCCGGCACATACTGCAGCCGGAGCAGATCGATCCGCACCTCTGCACCCACCTGAACATCGGCATCATCGACATCGTCAACAACACGCTGTTCATCGACGATAACGTGCGGGAGGCGCTGGTGCGCACGAGGCAGCTGCGGCGCGCCAACCCCGCCCTGCGCATACTGCTGTGGGTCGGGGGGGCGAGCGTCGGCGGCTTCGCCACGATGGTGGAGAACCACGCAACGCGCAAGCTGTTCATCCAGTCGGTGAAGGCGACACTCGAGCGGTACCAGCTCGACGGGGTCGACCTCGACTGGGAGTTCCCGGACAGTGGCGGCAAGCGGCGGATGCACTTTTCCCAGCTGCTGCACGAGATACGGCGCGAGTACCAGCGGGAGCACCGGACGTACATACTGAGCGTGGCGGTGGCGCCCCAGGAAACGATCGCGTACATGGCGTACGATGTGGGCGAAATCAACAGCTACGCAGACTACGTCAACCTAATGACGTACGATTACCACTTCTACTCGTCGGACGTGCCACAGACGG GTCTTAATGCGCCGCTGTACCGGCGGGCGAACGAACAGTCCCTGCTCGGCACGCTCAACATCAACACCTCCGTGCACTACTGGCTGTCGGCGGGGCTGGACAAAAGCAAGCTGATACTCGGCCTGCCGACCTACGGCCACTCCTTCACGCTCGTCAACCCGTTCAACACGCGGATCGGTGCGCCGGCGTCCAGCTACGGCCGGGTCGGCACGTTCGGCTTCGCCTCGTACTCGGAGACCTGCTGGTTCCGCCGGTACAACATCTACGTCCACCAGGTGTACGATGTGGAGAGCTGCTCGCCCTACCTGTACGCGGGCAGCGAGTGGATCTCGTACGAGGACGAGCGCAGCCTCGAGTGCAAGGCGAAGTACATCAAGGCGCACGGGTTCGGCGGCGCGATGATCTTCTCCCTCAACACGGACGATTTCGGCTCGTACTGTGCGGACAATGCGCTCTACCGGGACCGGACTGTCGTCggcgaccagcagcagcagcagcagcagcagcagcagggcagcTTCCCCTTGCTGCGAAAGGTACGCTCGGTGCTGGTGGACGGTGCCGGTGCGAACAGAACGGTCCCGCAATCGTCGTCCCACCCGCAAACcgctgagcagcagcagcgcatcgCACCGATGGCCACCGTTGCAGCGCCACCGGCCAACGTGGGCGACCACCGGTGA